In Piliocolobus tephrosceles isolate RC106 chromosome 12, ASM277652v3, whole genome shotgun sequence, one DNA window encodes the following:
- the LDOC1 gene encoding protein LDOC1 — MVDELVLLLHALLMRHRALSIENSQLMEQLRLLVCERASLLRQVRPPSCPVPFPETFNGESSRLPEFIVQTASYMLVNENRFCNDAMKVAFLISLLTGEAEEWVVPYIEMDSPILGDYRAFLDEMKQCFGWDDDEDDDDEDEEDNY, encoded by the coding sequence ATGGTGGATgagctggtgctgctgctgcacGCGCTCCTGATGCGGCACCGCGCCCTGAGCATCGAGAACAGCCAGCTCATGGAACAGCTGCGGCTGCTGGTGTGCGAGAGGGCCAGCCTGCTGCGCCAGGTACGTCCGCCGAGCTGCCCGGTGCCCTTCCCCGAAACGTTTAATGGCGAGAGCTCCCGGCTCCCCGAGTTTATCGTGCAGACAGCGTCTTACATGCTCGTGAACGAGAACCGATTCTGCAACGACGCCATGAAGGTGGCATTCCTAATCAGTCTCCTCACCGGGGAAGCCGAGGAGTGGGTGGTGCCCTACATCGAGATGGATAGCCCCATCCTAGGTGATTACCGAGCCTTCCTCGATGAGATGAAACAGTGCTTTGGCTGGGATGACGACGAAGACGACGACGACGAGGACGAAGAGGATAATTACTAG